A stretch of DNA from Clostridia bacterium:
AGGCGTTTACTCCTGATCACATTACGAACTTTATGTGCCGCGTGACCGGCGTTGACAGGACAAAACGTGTTTTTGACGGCGCTTGCGGTTCGGGGTCTTTCCTTGTGCAGGCTATGGTGCTTGAACTTGTGGACTGCGGCCGCCAGAGAGCTACCGAGGCCGAAAAGCAAAAGATGCGTGAGGTGGTCGCCAAAGAGCATATTTACGGCGTTGAAATTGAAGAAAAGGCATATGGCCTTTCCACAACAAATATGCTCATTCATGGCGACGGCAATTCCAATATAAAACACGCCAGCCTGTTTGATAGCGAAGACTTTTTCAGGAAGGCAGACCCCGATATAATCCTAATGAATCCGCCGTATAATGCCAAGCCGATTACTATACCTATGTCCTATAAGACAGGCTGGAAATCGGACGCGAAGGAAGACCCGACGAAGGGTATGGTCTTTCTGAAGTTTATCTCTGACGTCGTGGCGAAGATGAACAAAGACCGCATGAGTGTCGGACAACCCCAAAAGGAAGTAAAGGCGGCGATACTTCTTCCCGTTGCGGCTGCAATCGGAACAAGCAGTTTTGTGTCCGATATGAAGAAAGAATTATTGGAAGAAAATACACTGGACGCAGTATTTACGCTTCCGAACGAGGTTTTCTATCCCGGCGCGTCCGCTTCCGCGTGCTGCATGGTATTTACGCTTGGCAGACCGCATGTAATGGCTGACGGAACGATTCCGAAGACGTTCTTTGGCTATTATAAAGAAGATGGTCACAAGAAAAAGAAGAATCTTGGACGTATCGAGCAGTTCGACAAGGACAACAACAGCATATGGAAGCAGATTGAGGAAGAGTGGCTTGATTTATACAGAAATAGGACGGCAAAAGACGGCATGTCGGCAGTTCAGGCTGTCTCCGGTAATGACGAGTGGCTTTGCGAAGCCTATATGAAGACCGATTACAGCAAGCTGTCCGAGGCTGATTTTCAGCAGACGCTGAACAACTATCTTGCATACCTGTTGAAGGAGGGCAAGATTTATGAGGCTTGATATA
This window harbors:
- a CDS encoding N-6 DNA methylase; amino-acid sequence: MDRVSMCNRIGNEYKTSNIEGGEYSYVQAAGSKEKLIQAIGYEPEHFKLDIRFEHNGVVVLVETKQNFTKSDEKQLREYLLEERKLHYSRKIICILANTNNDKIKVWKSEMDDDHLLKDETVLDTMEHYVSLFEINRQNNREAVLKNTYALNETLHRKDIDEKLRSQFVGTTLLYLRDVLKKQGITVISDENRQKLKSYWGGLSPNQIRSGIEDTLSNLLDGSDNKALKIALLQKNVIEDQKVKKLAQVDWIEVLDEIVGNIYKYINEDSSEGQDILNLFFIAFNKYTGKADKNQAFTPDHITNFMCRVTGVDRTKRVFDGACGSGSFLVQAMVLELVDCGRQRATEAEKQKMREVVAKEHIYGVEIEEKAYGLSTTNMLIHGDGNSNIKHASLFDSEDFFRKADPDIILMNPPYNAKPITIPMSYKTGWKSDAKEDPTKGMVFLKFISDVVAKMNKDRMSVGQPQKEVKAAILLPVAAAIGTSSFVSDMKKELLEENTLDAVFTLPNEVFYPGASASACCMVFTLGRPHVMADGTIPKTFFGYYKEDGHKKKKNLGRIEQFDKDNNSIWKQIEEEWLDLYRNRTAKDGMSAVQAVSGNDEWLCEAYMKTDYSKLSEADFQQTLNNYLAYLLKEGKIYEA